A genomic region of Leptospira saintgironsiae contains the following coding sequences:
- a CDS encoding glycosyltransferase, whose protein sequence is MKVAVIHDWLNGMRGGEIVLDSILKVFPDADLFTLFYEKGKLNERIENRKIVTAFTDRLPFKSKYRWYLPLFPTAIESLDLRGYDLIVSSSHCVAKGIIPDPDAIHISYVHSPMRYVWDLYYDYFPARQGLKFFAFEFVSNYLRTWDSVSSNRVDSFLCNSEFVSRRIQKFYRRDSKVVYPPCLPEGFKVKAGKKENFDLIVSAFAPYKRIDLAIEAYRKNGRPLKILGSGQEYKKLIKDLPPNVEILPHRPRNEVQEYMAKAKTFIFPGMEDFGIAPVEAQGYCTPVLAYAKGGALETVVSGKTGLFFKEQTVEALNSALQESDRKEWKSKDFQASVNRFTEEKFIIQIQKTVETINKNSGKRRGV, encoded by the coding sequence ATGAAAGTCGCAGTGATCCATGATTGGCTGAATGGAATGAGAGGAGGAGAGATCGTACTCGATTCTATCCTAAAGGTATTTCCAGATGCAGATCTATTTACCCTTTTTTACGAAAAAGGGAAATTAAACGAAAGAATAGAAAATAGAAAGATCGTAACCGCGTTCACTGATAGGCTTCCTTTCAAATCAAAGTATCGTTGGTATCTTCCTTTATTTCCAACTGCGATAGAGTCCTTAGATTTAAGAGGATATGATCTGATAGTATCTTCTTCACATTGTGTTGCAAAAGGTATAATCCCTGATCCTGACGCGATCCATATTAGCTATGTACATTCTCCCATGAGATATGTTTGGGATCTGTATTATGATTATTTTCCTGCGAGACAGGGACTTAAATTTTTCGCTTTCGAGTTTGTTTCCAATTATCTTCGTACCTGGGATTCGGTTTCTTCTAATAGAGTGGATTCATTCTTATGTAACTCTGAGTTTGTTTCTAGACGCATCCAAAAGTTTTACAGAAGAGACTCCAAGGTAGTTTATCCTCCATGTTTGCCTGAAGGTTTTAAGGTTAAAGCAGGGAAGAAGGAAAACTTCGATCTGATCGTGTCCGCATTTGCTCCTTATAAAAGGATCGACTTAGCAATAGAAGCTTATCGAAAGAATGGAAGACCTCTTAAAATTTTAGGAAGCGGACAAGAATATAAGAAACTTATAAAAGACCTTCCTCCAAATGTGGAGATCCTACCTCATAGGCCAAGAAATGAAGTGCAAGAGTATATGGCCAAAGCAAAGACATTCATTTTTCCAGGGATGGAAGATTTCGGGATCGCACCTGTCGAGGCTCAGGGGTATTGTACTCCTGTTCTGGCTTATGCGAAAGGTGGGGCCTTGGAGACTGTGGTCTCAGGAAAGACTGGCCTATTCTTCAAAGAACAAACAGTGGAGGCATTGAACTCTGCCTTGCAGGAATCCGACCGAAAAGAATGGAAATCTAAGGACTTTCAGGCCTCGGTAAACCGTTTTACAGAGGAAAAATTCATCATCCAAATCCAAAAGACGGTCGAGACTATAAACAAGAACTCTGGAAAAAGGAGGGGCGTATGA
- a CDS encoding MlaD family protein, with the protein MKFPIPSPIHLGFVFFCAFFVLLYQSVIERSGSEEDYPYTLKIYYPKSQGIRPGTPVSILGLERGIVRDVDVVGIEEVPDKRFLDKNRTKAVEITIRLAEPITLYSNYDISFRTATVLAGRTIDINPGNAEEDSKQTFFRPTYKEEEDFRPDFAPSARYYDDFFAASTGVIRENKQDITLMFANFEEISYKLKSSNGSVPRFINDPDTYDNLAETLTDMRILGDDARRYVEGYRKIERSAPIPFSINLYRRTTIIGGISSDFYLNKL; encoded by the coding sequence ATGAAATTTCCGATCCCTTCTCCCATTCACCTAGGTTTCGTTTTCTTTTGTGCTTTTTTCGTACTCTTATACCAATCAGTGATCGAACGATCTGGTTCAGAAGAAGATTATCCTTATACTTTAAAAATTTATTATCCTAAGTCGCAAGGAATTCGCCCTGGAACTCCGGTCAGCATTTTAGGATTGGAGAGGGGAATCGTTCGAGATGTAGATGTGGTTGGGATAGAAGAAGTTCCAGACAAAAGATTTTTGGACAAGAACAGGACCAAGGCAGTGGAGATCACAATCCGTCTTGCTGAGCCTATCACATTATATTCAAACTATGATATCAGTTTTAGGACTGCAACAGTTCTTGCCGGAAGAACTATAGATATCAATCCAGGAAACGCAGAAGAAGATTCCAAACAAACATTCTTCCGACCAACATACAAGGAAGAAGAAGATTTCCGACCTGATTTTGCTCCTTCTGCTAGATACTATGATGACTTCTTTGCAGCATCCACAGGTGTGATCCGAGAAAATAAACAGGATATCACCTTGATGTTTGCAAATTTCGAAGAGATATCTTACAAACTCAAAAGTAGCAACGGATCAGTTCCAAGGTTTATTAATGATCCGGATACCTACGATAATCTGGCCGAGACATTGACTGATATGAGAATTTTAGGGGACGATGCTAGAAGATACGTCGAAGGGTACCGTAAGATTGAAAGAAGTGCTCCTATTCCTTTCTCCATCAATTTGTATCGTAGGACCACCATCATTGGTGGAATTTCCAGCGATTTCTATCTGAACAAGCTATAA
- a CDS encoding cell division protein FtsQ/DivIB, which translates to MRHNIIDFLKESIQKRTSWWLLAFLFLLASPLGWGFRRGTLPQELNKLILTGHETLRTEEIVQIMGIQPGTSFENYDLGQMENRLTSHPRIKSAHLEKKTDDQLLVEITERKPNYLVNSDGHLFEIDSDLKILSMDDVRSQGLTVLSGTFPREKGEVVGAAFKDLHTSVENAFRSYPALKTRISEVSLHEDGEIFVYADTPLSVRVQVGTLFQTEQVRKLYAVLAYLEKEKVRPKLVDIRGEDAVYH; encoded by the coding sequence ATGAGACATAATATAATTGACTTTTTGAAAGAATCCATTCAAAAAAGAACGAGTTGGTGGCTTCTCGCCTTCCTCTTTCTATTGGCGAGCCCTTTAGGCTGGGGATTTAGGAGAGGGACCCTTCCCCAGGAGTTGAATAAACTCATACTGACAGGACACGAAACTCTTAGAACGGAAGAAATAGTTCAGATCATGGGAATCCAACCGGGAACCTCTTTCGAAAATTACGACCTCGGCCAAATGGAAAACCGACTTACCTCACATCCCAGAATCAAATCCGCTCACTTGGAAAAAAAAACGGACGATCAATTGTTAGTGGAGATCACCGAAAGAAAACCAAATTATCTTGTGAATTCGGACGGCCATCTTTTCGAAATCGATTCCGACCTAAAGATACTTTCCATGGATGATGTTAGAAGCCAAGGACTCACCGTTCTTTCTGGAACATTTCCAAGAGAAAAAGGAGAAGTAGTCGGCGCTGCATTCAAAGATCTTCACACTTCTGTTGAAAATGCATTTCGTTCTTATCCAGCACTAAAGACTCGTATCTCAGAAGTGTCTCTACATGAAGATGGAGAAATTTTTGTCTACGCAGACACTCCTCTTTCGGTTCGTGTACAAGTCGGGACCTTATTCCAAACGGAACAGGTCAGAAAGTTATATGCTGTATTAGCATATCTTGAAAAAGAAAAAGTCCGTCCCAAACTCGTAGACATACGAGGAGAAGACGCGGTTTACCATTAA
- the ftsA gene encoding cell division protein FtsA produces the protein MESSERIIVSLDLGSALTKVVVGRPISEYETEIIGTGMFPSSGIKNGSIINIEATTRSIIEAVSEAELMCGQEIGYVVVNVTGKSVRADNSKGVVAITNRDRVVTEPDIVRVIEAAQAVRVPADQEILHVLSKEFSVDDQTSIKDPIGMTGVRLEAEVHIVTAGLTALHNLEKCIEAAGLAEETRVLSSLASSDAVLTSGEKDLGTAVLDIGAGICDLIVYVDGGIAYSSVIPFGGYNVTSDLSIGLKTTIETAELVKKRFGHCSLEEIDPTETVEIPPISGRPARAVLREELVHVIEPRMREIFEMVDAELIKSGKKSFLAGGVILTGGGSLLEGIESLAEDVFRLTVTRARPAGLSGLSDRVSSPEFATAVGLIKYASRLGDMERKSQDRSETWSKKIRRWIEENL, from the coding sequence ATGGAATCTTCTGAAAGAATCATAGTCTCTCTGGATCTGGGATCAGCACTTACAAAAGTGGTGGTAGGACGTCCTATCTCTGAATACGAAACTGAAATTATCGGAACAGGAATGTTCCCTTCTTCCGGGATCAAAAACGGTTCTATCATAAACATAGAAGCAACTACTCGCTCCATCATAGAAGCAGTGAGCGAAGCTGAACTGATGTGCGGACAAGAGATCGGTTATGTTGTGGTAAACGTGACTGGCAAATCTGTTCGTGCAGATAATTCCAAGGGAGTTGTTGCTATCACGAATAGAGATAGAGTTGTAACCGAACCTGATATTGTTAGAGTGATAGAGGCTGCACAAGCAGTTAGAGTTCCAGCTGACCAAGAAATTTTACATGTTCTCTCCAAAGAATTTTCAGTAGATGATCAAACTTCTATCAAAGATCCGATCGGAATGACTGGAGTTCGTTTAGAAGCAGAAGTACATATAGTCACAGCTGGTCTAACAGCACTTCATAATTTAGAAAAATGTATTGAAGCGGCAGGTTTGGCAGAAGAGACAAGGGTTCTCTCTAGTTTAGCTTCTTCCGATGCAGTTTTAACTTCTGGCGAAAAAGATTTAGGCACTGCGGTATTAGATATTGGGGCAGGGATCTGCGATCTGATCGTTTATGTGGACGGTGGAATTGCTTATTCTTCCGTAATCCCATTCGGCGGATATAATGTTACTTCTGATCTTTCTATCGGTTTAAAAACCACAATTGAAACTGCTGAGCTTGTTAAAAAAAGATTCGGTCATTGTTCTTTAGAAGAAATAGATCCAACCGAAACAGTGGAGATACCACCAATCAGCGGAAGACCAGCGAGAGCAGTTCTAAGAGAAGAACTAGTTCATGTAATCGAACCTCGTATGAGAGAAATTTTCGAAATGGTGGATGCAGAACTTATTAAGTCCGGTAAAAAATCATTTCTCGCTGGAGGAGTTATCCTCACAGGTGGAGGAAGCCTTTTAGAAGGAATAGAAAGTTTGGCAGAAGACGTATTTCGTCTAACGGTAACTCGTGCAAGACCTGCGGGACTTTCCGGACTTTCAGACAGAGTTTCTTCTCCTGAATTTGCTACCGCAGTCGGACTTATCAAATACGCCTCCAGATTAGGGGACATGGAAAGAAAATCCCAGGACAGAAGCGAAACCTGGAGCAAAAAAATTCGGAGATGGATAGAGGAAAACCTCTAA
- the ftsZ gene encoding cell division protein FtsZ, with amino-acid sequence MLRFEEEEKSNPAIIKVLGIGGGGMNAVARMANSSLRGVEYVIMNTDEQVLKRSEIEGKIALGSKTTRGMGAGGDPELGARAAEEDREKIVSVIQGADMVFVTAGMGGGTGTGAAPIVAKIAKEQKCLVVGVVTIPFSFEGKRRMELAKRGIEQLRSYVDTLILVNNESIFQVVERDTPIDQAFRVIDDILLNAVRGISDIVNNPGIINVDFADVKAIMRDTGDAVMGVGEGYGENKVSEAVNFAIDNALLDSRSIAGATSLLINVTGGTDLTISDWNEVSQIITSQVDPNANIIIGLTEDSDLEKRIRITVIATGFNKRAAGIGSVPKLQTQPQRKVVGLPEMEEPRQTFKTEPERISNDPEAYRTLKSKNPSGNMKEDYDIPAFLRRGEKGRG; translated from the coding sequence ATGTTACGTTTCGAAGAAGAAGAAAAATCAAACCCTGCTATTATTAAAGTTTTAGGAATCGGCGGCGGCGGAATGAACGCAGTTGCAAGAATGGCGAATTCTAGCCTAAGAGGTGTGGAATACGTTATCATGAATACCGACGAACAGGTATTAAAACGTTCCGAGATCGAAGGTAAAATTGCATTAGGTTCCAAAACTACAAGAGGAATGGGCGCAGGAGGAGATCCTGAATTAGGTGCAAGAGCAGCAGAAGAAGACAGAGAAAAAATCGTATCTGTGATCCAAGGCGCGGACATGGTTTTCGTAACCGCTGGGATGGGAGGCGGAACCGGAACTGGTGCAGCACCTATCGTTGCTAAGATCGCAAAAGAACAAAAATGTTTAGTAGTCGGAGTGGTCACTATTCCTTTTTCTTTCGAAGGAAAAAGAAGAATGGAGCTCGCCAAAAGAGGGATAGAACAACTTCGCTCTTATGTTGATACTTTAATTTTAGTTAATAATGAATCCATCTTTCAAGTAGTAGAAAGAGATACTCCGATCGACCAAGCATTCAGAGTAATAGATGATATTCTTTTGAACGCAGTGAGAGGAATCAGTGATATCGTTAATAATCCTGGAATCATCAATGTGGACTTCGCAGATGTAAAAGCGATCATGAGAGATACCGGTGACGCAGTTATGGGAGTCGGAGAAGGTTACGGAGAAAACAAAGTTTCAGAAGCCGTAAACTTTGCAATCGATAACGCTCTATTAGATTCTCGCTCCATCGCAGGTGCAACTTCTCTTTTGATAAATGTTACAGGCGGAACTGATCTTACTATTTCGGATTGGAATGAAGTATCTCAGATCATCACTTCTCAAGTAGATCCTAACGCGAATATCATCATTGGTTTAACTGAAGATTCAGATCTTGAAAAAAGAATTCGTATCACTGTGATCGCAACTGGTTTTAACAAAAGAGCTGCAGGTATTGGATCTGTTCCTAAATTACAAACCCAACCACAAAGAAAAGTAGTTGGACTTCCTGAAATGGAAGAACCTCGTCAAACTTTCAAAACGGAACCGGAAAGGATTAGCAATGACCCGGAAGCATACAGGACACTCAAATCTAAAAATCCTTCCGGAAACATGAAAGAAGATTATGATATCCCTGCTTTCCTAAGAAGAGGAGAAAAAGGAAGAGGTTAA
- a CDS encoding lipoprotein LipL41 produces the protein MRFTLVFLFCLLATFITCQSVTVEYPMYPPTKEGRDLKQFLNGVKTVAFALEPMNSEIWSHESNRSFVLMVPAKIYESFSDDSYFKILDLKDRPDVLEQKDLSLEGIQKYRKKIGEILDADAVLYVSVKQPESQCYVEAKMDYLALGMAVLKVVAAGKDRNRQYSRAAASLVSDPIVKPTGVRKVYIPIEANLIRVDSGEMMKTILSKPSIIYNGVGDISCPSMLPSLSTALDESISEIQRRLSPKVESEDISIFTEDENPEVEALLLEGYEEITGENPNFHRAKISWEKADLKAKGKSWAAKANLATYYFSEGDYQKAIQFYDEAIRLGGPEDDYLKELKELMAPPPIQEEATEEK, from the coding sequence ATGCGGTTCACGTTAGTCTTTCTATTCTGCTTACTTGCGACTTTTATAACCTGCCAGTCCGTAACCGTAGAATATCCTATGTATCCTCCTACAAAAGAAGGACGAGACTTAAAACAATTCTTAAATGGAGTGAAAACAGTCGCATTCGCTCTGGAACCGATGAATTCAGAAATATGGAGCCACGAAAGTAATCGTTCTTTCGTATTGATGGTCCCAGCAAAAATTTATGAGAGTTTTTCAGACGATTCTTATTTTAAAATTTTGGATCTAAAGGACAGACCTGATGTTTTGGAACAAAAAGATCTTTCTTTGGAAGGGATACAAAAGTACAGAAAGAAGATCGGAGAAATATTGGATGCAGATGCTGTCCTATATGTTTCGGTTAAACAGCCAGAGTCCCAATGTTATGTAGAAGCTAAAATGGATTATCTTGCCCTCGGAATGGCAGTTCTTAAAGTAGTTGCTGCTGGAAAGGATAGGAATAGGCAATATAGTAGGGCAGCAGCTTCTCTTGTAAGTGATCCAATCGTAAAACCCACAGGTGTCCGAAAAGTTTATATTCCTATAGAAGCAAATTTGATCCGGGTTGATTCCGGAGAAATGATGAAGACTATTCTTAGTAAACCTTCTATCATATATAATGGAGTAGGGGACATTAGTTGTCCTAGTATGCTCCCTTCTCTTTCTACAGCATTGGATGAATCCATTTCTGAAATACAAAGAAGGCTTTCTCCTAAAGTTGAATCAGAAGATATTTCTATATTTACGGAAGATGAAAATCCGGAAGTAGAAGCACTTCTTTTAGAAGGTTACGAAGAGATCACCGGAGAAAATCCGAATTTTCATAGAGCTAAAATTTCTTGGGAAAAAGCGGACTTAAAAGCAAAAGGAAAATCTTGGGCAGCAAAAGCAAATTTAGCTACTTATTATTTTTCAGAAGGTGATTACCAAAAGGCGATCCAATTTTACGATGAGGCAATTCGTTTAGGCGGTCCAGAAGATGATTATCTCAAAGAGTTGAAAGAATTGATGGCGCCTCCTCCGATACAAGAAGAGGCAACCGAAGAAAAGTAA
- a CDS encoding metallophosphoesterase, with the protein MNFYLNAYSRSNFIIDVIVIITFTLFLFVFLGNKRKSIFSKEWDFSFYKRILILTLIYLILAATVPVFLDVSSFIRVRIAWTVLTIALPLFGVLHFVFSKRIVFLFISIFLVCIKFYSEVWEPNHLDVEHIQIRSDKIVSPIKIVHISDLQTDDIRKLHLEVREEANRFQPDLILFTGDVMNHACLYPIVTSYLKEFKYNNGFFFVTGDVDHILRYTDFSAKTGSVLWDRKSKVIQIGKNKIGLMGLGLPDYRNKSLIWSLKREIPEDIYSILISHYPDSVLHQPNEKVDLVLAGHTHGGQVQIPFFGPILTLSRVPRHIAAGGLNAYENTDIIVSRGLGAEGHVAPRIRFGARPHLILLELLPTNSTKETVKNGI; encoded by the coding sequence ATGAATTTTTATTTGAATGCATATTCTAGATCTAATTTCATAATAGATGTTATAGTAATCATCACGTTTACTTTATTTCTTTTTGTATTTTTAGGAAATAAGCGAAAGTCTATCTTCTCAAAGGAATGGGATTTTTCCTTTTATAAAAGAATTCTAATTCTTACTCTCATCTATCTGATTCTTGCGGCTACTGTTCCTGTATTTCTGGATGTAAGTTCTTTTATCCGAGTTAGGATTGCTTGGACAGTTTTAACAATTGCTCTTCCTTTATTTGGCGTCCTTCATTTCGTATTTTCCAAGAGGATTGTTTTCTTATTCATTTCTATCTTCTTGGTTTGTATTAAATTTTATTCTGAAGTTTGGGAACCGAATCATTTGGATGTGGAGCATATCCAAATACGTTCTGATAAAATAGTTTCTCCTATCAAAATCGTACATATCTCTGATCTACAAACGGATGATATTAGAAAACTTCACTTAGAAGTTCGAGAAGAGGCGAATCGTTTCCAACCGGATCTGATCTTATTCACTGGAGATGTGATGAATCATGCCTGCTTATATCCGATCGTAACTTCTTATCTAAAAGAATTTAAATATAATAATGGATTCTTTTTTGTTACAGGCGATGTGGATCATATTTTGCGTTATACTGATTTTTCTGCTAAGACTGGATCAGTTCTTTGGGATCGTAAATCAAAGGTAATCCAGATCGGCAAAAATAAGATTGGTTTGATGGGATTAGGTTTACCTGATTATAGAAACAAATCTTTGATTTGGAGTTTGAAAAGGGAAATTCCTGAGGACATTTATTCTATTTTGATCAGTCATTATCCTGATTCTGTTCTTCACCAGCCGAATGAAAAAGTGGACCTTGTTTTGGCAGGGCATACTCACGGGGGACAGGTCCAGATCCCATTTTTTGGTCCAATCTTAACTCTTTCCAGGGTTCCTCGACATATTGCTGCTGGGGGATTGAACGCTTACGAAAATACTGATATTATAGTTAGTAGAGGTTTAGGGGCGGAAGGTCATGTGGCGCCAAGAATTCGATTTGGAGCAAGACCTCATTTGATTTTGTTGGAGCTCCTACCTACAAATTCTACAAAAGAAACCGTTAAAAACGGGATCTAA
- a CDS encoding bile acid:sodium symporter produces the protein MLIRIVLILLSLSSMYGLGLRIEKKELGSWSKFVPILVFAFFWNFGILPLSVFFTGKLLGVSELAFAAIFLCAASPGGASGGLFVLRAKGNPALGGMLIALLNGANTILTPLIFSIYQGGSGFNFDLFLKLFLIGTFLQGLPLLLGLLSKYFFPKFFDPVAPWVEKFSTFCLVLSILLLIFQYGEYALSLGWIAWIGAAVAVVFSLLPGIFLFNSTQEVRASLSMVSGIRSLSLALLLAELHLKQSETLLTVLMYGTVMYLISAIAAEFWNGKKKIQT, from the coding sequence ATGTTAATACGGATCGTACTCATTCTTCTTTCCCTTTCCTCTATGTATGGTTTGGGATTGAGGATAGAAAAAAAAGAATTGGGCTCTTGGTCCAAATTTGTGCCGATTCTAGTATTTGCATTCTTTTGGAATTTCGGGATACTTCCCTTATCCGTATTTTTTACAGGAAAACTTTTAGGAGTATCTGAACTTGCGTTTGCTGCAATTTTTCTTTGTGCTGCTTCTCCGGGAGGAGCTTCCGGAGGATTATTTGTCTTAAGAGCAAAAGGAAATCCAGCATTAGGCGGAATGTTGATCGCATTATTGAATGGCGCGAATACCATTCTCACTCCTTTGATATTTTCAATCTACCAAGGTGGTTCAGGATTTAATTTTGATCTTTTTCTAAAACTTTTTTTGATCGGAACATTTTTACAAGGTCTACCTTTACTTCTCGGACTTCTGAGCAAATACTTCTTCCCTAAATTTTTTGATCCGGTAGCTCCTTGGGTAGAGAAATTCAGCACATTCTGTTTGGTGTTATCTATCTTACTTCTGATCTTTCAATATGGAGAATATGCACTGAGTTTAGGTTGGATTGCTTGGATCGGTGCAGCTGTAGCGGTAGTATTTTCTCTTCTTCCTGGGATCTTTTTGTTTAATTCAACACAAGAAGTTAGAGCTTCTTTGTCTATGGTTTCTGGGATCAGAAGTTTATCTTTGGCTCTACTTCTTGCAGAACTTCATCTTAAACAAAGTGAAACATTACTTACTGTTCTCATGTATGGGACAGTAATGTATTTAATTAGCGCAATAGCTGCAGAATTTTGGAATGGAAAGAAGAAGATCCAAACATGA
- the map gene encoding type I methionyl aminopeptidase, which translates to MTVRNKEDLEALQRIGKITAETLVKMREAAKPGISTKELDRIAHSYFSKFGARSAPQLMYKFPGYTCISLNTEIAHGIPSDRILKEGDLLNLDVSLELNGYFADTGFTLIVGKDDKGLSKLLDVSSEALKLALSGVKTGEKLNSIGRTIENTAKKNGFKVIRTLCGHGVGKSLHEEPFDICNYYEPRDKRILKSGQVIAVETFVSTGAEDFVEQSDGWTLKTPDGSFTAQFEHSVVVTERGPIILTAA; encoded by the coding sequence ATGACGGTTCGTAATAAAGAAGATCTGGAAGCATTACAAAGGATTGGCAAGATCACTGCCGAGACCCTGGTTAAAATGAGAGAAGCTGCTAAACCGGGGATTAGCACCAAAGAGCTGGATCGTATCGCGCATTCTTATTTTTCTAAGTTCGGGGCGAGAAGTGCTCCTCAACTCATGTATAAATTTCCAGGTTATACTTGTATCAGTTTGAATACTGAAATTGCTCATGGAATTCCAAGTGATCGTATCTTGAAAGAAGGAGATCTTCTTAACTTGGATGTTTCTTTAGAGTTGAACGGATATTTTGCAGATACTGGTTTTACTCTTATCGTTGGAAAAGATGATAAAGGTTTAAGTAAACTTTTAGATGTTTCTTCTGAAGCATTAAAACTTGCTCTTTCTGGTGTGAAGACTGGTGAAAAACTAAATTCTATCGGAAGAACAATTGAGAATACTGCAAAGAAGAATGGATTTAAAGTGATCCGAACATTATGCGGACATGGAGTAGGAAAATCTCTCCATGAAGAACCATTCGATATTTGTAATTATTATGAACCAAGAGATAAACGAATTCTAAAATCGGGACAGGTCATCGCTGTTGAAACTTTTGTTTCGACTGGAGCCGAAGACTTTGTAGAACAATCTGATGGATGGACTTTAAAAACTCCTGATGGTTCATTTACTGCTCAGTTTGAACATTCAGTAGTAGTTACTGAACGTGGACCGATTATTTTAACGGCGGCATAA
- a CDS encoding SDR family NAD(P)-dependent oxidoreductase produces the protein MKANNTSKTVLITGGSSGIGKELSILLYKQGYNVLVVSVSKEEFKLLHKECKEINSSGKLETLEADLTQTESISKILKWITKLNLDIDVLVNNAGFGLWGKSWELSPEKVDSMLLLNINAVTRLSNEISKRMIERKNGFILNVASTASLQPLSYMAAYAASKAYVVSFSEALAAELAPYGVKLGILYPGTTKTNFLSVAGIHKENKKGGLGNLAYSIAMDPKDVAKVAFKTIQNETKRSIPGFMNKAHYYSTRIFPTWIVKRIADQIFRKE, from the coding sequence ATGAAAGCGAATAACACTTCAAAAACAGTTTTGATCACCGGAGGATCTTCCGGAATAGGCAAAGAACTTTCTATCTTATTATATAAACAAGGTTATAACGTACTAGTAGTCAGTGTTTCCAAAGAAGAATTCAAACTTCTTCATAAAGAATGTAAAGAGATCAACTCATCTGGAAAATTAGAAACCTTAGAAGCAGATCTAACTCAAACGGAAAGTATCTCTAAAATTTTGAAATGGATCACCAAACTAAATTTGGATATAGATGTTTTAGTCAATAATGCAGGATTCGGGCTTTGGGGAAAATCATGGGAACTTTCTCCAGAAAAAGTGGACTCTATGCTTTTACTGAATATAAATGCAGTCACCAGACTCTCTAATGAAATTTCAAAAAGAATGATAGAACGTAAGAATGGTTTTATATTGAATGTTGCATCCACTGCTTCTTTGCAGCCTCTCTCCTATATGGCAGCCTATGCGGCAAGTAAGGCGTACGTAGTTAGTTTTTCAGAAGCACTTGCGGCGGAACTTGCTCCTTACGGAGTCAAACTTGGGATCTTATATCCAGGAACAACTAAGACAAATTTTCTTTCAGTCGCAGGAATTCACAAAGAAAACAAAAAAGGTGGTTTAGGAAATCTTGCTTATTCTATCGCAATGGATCCAAAAGATGTGGCCAAGGTTGCATTCAAAACAATCCAAAACGAGACAAAAAGATCAATCCCAGGATTTATGAATAAGGCACATTATTATTCTACTAGAATATTTCCTACTTGGATCGTAAAAAGAATAGCAGATCAGATCTTTAGAAAAGAATAA
- a CDS encoding amidohydrolase family protein, producing MRIFDSHFHIIDPRFPLVPNHGFLPEPFTVSDYNKQADWLRIKGGAVVSGSFQAFDQTYLLDTLSVLGKNYVGVTQLPANTKDSEILSLHKAGVRAVRFNVRRGGSEEISKIKEMGAKVYDLAGWHVELYIDAKEIDEFLEEVLLSLPKVSIDHLGLSKEGFSTILRLVEKGVRVKATGFGRTNIDIRSALVEIAEINPDALMFGTDLPSTRSPAPFTEEDLHLVTETFEGELLQKVLYSNALEFYGVNVKV from the coding sequence ATGCGGATCTTCGACTCACATTTCCATATCATAGATCCAAGATTTCCTTTGGTGCCCAATCATGGCTTTTTGCCGGAGCCTTTTACGGTCTCGGACTATAATAAGCAGGCGGATTGGCTTAGGATCAAAGGAGGAGCTGTTGTTTCCGGCTCTTTCCAAGCATTCGATCAAACTTACTTGTTGGATACACTTTCTGTATTAGGAAAAAATTATGTAGGTGTTACCCAACTTCCTGCAAATACCAAAGATTCCGAAATTTTATCCCTTCATAAGGCAGGAGTAAGAGCAGTTCGATTTAATGTAAGAAGGGGAGGCTCTGAGGAAATTTCTAAGATCAAAGAAATGGGAGCCAAGGTTTATGATCTTGCAGGTTGGCATGTGGAATTGTACATAGATGCCAAAGAGATAGACGAATTTTTGGAAGAAGTGCTTCTGTCTTTACCTAAAGTTTCCATCGATCACTTGGGATTATCTAAAGAAGGATTTTCTACCATTCTAAGATTGGTAGAAAAAGGAGTAAGAGTAAAAGCGACTGGGTTTGGCAGGACCAATATAGATATACGATCTGCTTTGGTAGAAATTGCGGAGATCAATCCGGATGCTTTAATGTTCGGGACTGATCTTCCTTCTACTCGTTCTCCTGCTCCTTTCACTGAGGAGGATTTACATTTAGTTACGGAAACATTCGAAGGTGAGTTATTGCAAAAAGTATTATATTCGAATGCTCTTGAGTTTTACGGAGTAAATGTAAAAGTATAA